From the Cytophagia bacterium CHB2 genome, one window contains:
- a CDS encoding PhzF family phenazine biosynthesis protein: MKLTLIQVDAFTSKPFSGNPAAVCILPAAREERWMQQVAAEMNLSETAFLTRREDGFNLRWFTPVTEVALCGHATLASAHVLWETGLISSHEQARFHTLSGLLTAERQEDWIQLDFPTTPAAPAAAPPGLAEALGAKPVFAGKNKFDYLIELENEEQVRQLKPDCRLLAGIPARGVIVTSRSQNSEFDFISRFFAPAAGIDEDPVTGSAHCCLGPFWSERLQKTDMLAYQASRRGGVMKVGVRHNRVLLGGQAITVLRGELLG, encoded by the coding sequence ATGAAACTCACTCTCATTCAGGTTGACGCCTTCACCAGCAAGCCCTTCAGCGGCAATCCCGCGGCGGTTTGCATTTTGCCGGCAGCACGCGAAGAGCGCTGGATGCAGCAAGTTGCGGCAGAAATGAATCTCTCGGAAACGGCTTTTCTCACGCGCCGGGAAGACGGGTTCAATCTGCGCTGGTTCACACCGGTGACGGAAGTTGCGTTGTGCGGGCATGCGACACTTGCAAGTGCGCATGTTTTGTGGGAAACCGGTTTAATTTCCTCTCATGAACAAGCGCGGTTTCACACGTTGAGCGGCTTGCTCACTGCGGAACGCCAAGAAGATTGGATTCAACTCGATTTCCCCACGACACCTGCGGCGCCGGCGGCAGCACCGCCGGGCTTGGCAGAGGCTCTGGGCGCCAAGCCCGTGTTCGCCGGCAAAAACAAGTTTGATTATTTGATTGAACTCGAAAATGAAGAGCAGGTACGCCAACTTAAACCGGATTGCAGGCTTCTCGCCGGTATTCCTGCACGCGGCGTGATTGTCACAAGCCGCAGCCAAAATAGCGAATTCGATTTCATCTCCCGTTTCTTCGCGCCCGCGGCGGGCATCGACGAAGATCCGGTCACCGGCTCGGCGCATTGCTGTTTAGGCCCATTTTGGAGCGAACGCTTGCAAAAAACGGATATGCTGGCCTATCAGGCTTCCCGTCGTGGAGGTGTGATGAAGGTGGGCGTGCGGCATAACCGCGTTCTGCTCGGCGGGCAGGCGATTACCGTTTTGCGCGGAGAATTGCTAGGGTAA
- a CDS encoding PDZ domain-containing protein, with the protein MIKRFVTKTFIMAAGAFMLVIGGLLVFTLRESQASEKSGKGWLGVSVQEMTPSLREAMKTGNQTGLLVTNVVPDSPADDAGLREEDVIIEFNGKKVEKSEDLTKSVRQTEPDKKVKLVVLRAGERKEFEVAIGKYRSRSFTSMPHRSFSWGGEAPNVMMFSNRPRLGVQVHELGNDLAPYFKVEPKSGALVLEVTKDSPAAKAGLKAGDVITKVGDEVVRDPDDLIDALRDFEEGDKVAITYVRQGKTATLEAELEQAEAQGFRHFTPERDRLRWHRGGEGWDDAELMIPQAPDRAKLGHAYDLLNKSLKEKVLVGTNTI; encoded by the coding sequence ATGATCAAACGATTTGTTACAAAAACATTCATCATGGCCGCCGGGGCGTTTATGCTCGTCATTGGTGGTCTGTTGGTCTTCACGTTGCGTGAAAGCCAGGCCAGCGAAAAATCCGGCAAGGGCTGGTTGGGCGTCAGTGTGCAAGAAATGACACCCTCGCTGCGTGAAGCGATGAAAACCGGCAATCAAACCGGCCTGTTGGTGACGAACGTCGTTCCCGACAGCCCGGCCGATGATGCCGGCCTTCGTGAAGAAGATGTCATCATCGAATTCAACGGCAAAAAGGTTGAAAAATCCGAAGACTTGACCAAGTCCGTGCGCCAAACCGAGCCGGACAAGAAAGTCAAGCTCGTTGTCTTGCGCGCAGGCGAACGCAAAGAGTTCGAGGTTGCAATTGGCAAATATCGCAGCCGAAGTTTCACTTCGATGCCGCACCGCAGTTTCAGTTGGGGCGGCGAAGCTCCCAACGTGATGATGTTTTCCAATCGCCCGCGGCTCGGTGTGCAAGTTCATGAATTGGGTAATGATTTAGCGCCGTACTTCAAAGTCGAGCCTAAAAGCGGCGCATTGGTTTTGGAAGTCACCAAAGACAGCCCGGCGGCAAAAGCGGGTTTGAAGGCCGGCGATGTCATCACCAAGGTTGGCGATGAAGTCGTGCGCGACCCCGATGATTTGATCGACGCGCTGCGTGATTTTGAGGAGGGCGACAAAGTCGCTATCACTTACGTGCGGCAGGGTAAAACCGCGACGCTGGAAGCTGAGTTGGAGCAGGCAGAGGCGCAAGGATTTCGCCACTTCACGCCCGAACGCGATCGCCTGCGCTGGCATCGCGGCGGCGAGGGTTGGGATGACGCCGAATTGATGATCCCGCAAGCGCCCGATCGCGCCAAATTAGGACACGCGTACGATCTTCTCAATAAGTCTCTCAAAGAAAAAGTGTTGGTTGGTACAAACACCATCTGA